A region from the candidate division TA06 bacterium genome encodes:
- a CDS encoding T9SS type A sorting domain-containing protein: MRLISIGLILIAFFFCNGAVLADDYSRGYVPGEMLVCFTKEANERISLRDSGGFVSVGIPSVDELNMTYQVYDGKRLIWWDKNMSEAAKEHGLDRIYYLHLPKDSDIEVIVAQYEKDPNVEYATPNTVYRTHVVPNDPRYGTQWGLKKIMAAEGWDISKGDSSAITGFIDSAVDWTHEDLHDGLWINAEEDLNGNGVFDTFPDGNGGDLNFYDDDGNGFIDDVIGWDFISWDWDPTPDVMEGSQHGTSTYGISNAVTDNAVGVSGLAWECVGMAFRCGSGLSIFTAQAIQAMYYAVGNGAHVLNNSWGGYSPNSNVNAVVQFAHSQNLVIVASAGNDNSQAIHYPSGYANVIAVAATDANDRKSSYSNYGTWVDCCAPGDGIVTTTWHNGYESIYGTSASAPFVTGLVALVRGQHPGWTNTQIENQILSHCGCDSIDHLNPGYEGKLGWGRINVFKTLGTSVKSYVHMIGDITVLDGGTGDGDGRPEKGERDSLVIWLKNEECWLNALSVQATLATSDTGIYMVDATVIFPSLANGDSANNSSMPFVFDVSPGFDPHRVTFHVTINTSPSSYHTEDTFNLMVGHPSVLLVDDDGGAGYEPFFEEALDQISVAFDEWELFSQGDVGGVLANYCLVIWFTGDQVDSTLAAQDQTDLQTYLDAGGLLFITGQNIGQDIGSDPFYANYLHASFDLPTTNDKLLYGVTGDEIGDGLTLLTAGSPGAGNQTSQDIISPLAGADSVIMYGPADCAAIKYDSGTYKVVYFGFGFEGIASRPAQGFDNNWLVMREIIKWLGCPQVGVEEEVEVRAPISRTHLFQITPNPFSKATTIEFTLGGEARRGKTKLGLYDAAGRLVETLMDGFSQPKFSMSFDASLLPSGVYFLRLDTPEESLCRKMVIVK, from the coding sequence ATGCGTCTTATTTCTATTGGTTTGATTCTGATAGCTTTCTTTTTCTGCAATGGAGCTGTTCTAGCGGACGACTACTCTAGAGGATATGTGCCGGGAGAAATGCTTGTCTGCTTCACAAAGGAAGCGAATGAACGAATATCTCTGAGAGACAGTGGTGGATTTGTCAGTGTGGGAATCCCATCAGTCGATGAACTGAATATGACGTATCAGGTCTATGATGGTAAGAGACTTATCTGGTGGGACAAGAACATGAGCGAAGCCGCGAAAGAGCATGGACTTGATAGAATCTATTACCTCCATCTGCCCAAGGATTCTGACATAGAGGTGATAGTTGCCCAGTATGAAAAGGATCCCAATGTTGAGTATGCAACACCCAACACAGTCTATAGAACCCATGTCGTTCCAAACGACCCCAGGTACGGGACTCAGTGGGGGCTGAAAAAGATTATGGCAGCAGAGGGCTGGGACATATCCAAAGGCGATTCCTCGGCTATCACTGGTTTCATTGATTCGGCAGTAGACTGGACCCATGAAGACCTGCACGATGGTCTGTGGATAAACGCTGAAGAGGATCTGAACGGAAACGGTGTTTTTGACACGTTTCCAGACGGAAACGGAGGGGACCTGAACTTCTATGACGATGATGGGAATGGATTTATAGACGACGTGATAGGATGGGACTTCATATCATGGGATTGGGATCCCACTCCGGATGTTATGGAAGGGAGCCAGCACGGGACGAGCACGTATGGCATTTCCAACGCGGTCACAGACAACGCCGTTGGAGTATCTGGGCTGGCGTGGGAATGTGTGGGTATGGCTTTCAGGTGTGGTTCCGGCTTATCTATCTTCACTGCACAGGCCATTCAGGCGATGTACTACGCTGTAGGAAATGGAGCACATGTGCTCAACAACTCGTGGGGTGGCTACTCCCCGAACTCCAACGTTAACGCTGTAGTTCAGTTCGCGCACTCGCAGAACCTTGTTATCGTTGCCTCTGCAGGCAATGATAACAGTCAGGCTATCCATTATCCCTCTGGATATGCCAATGTCATCGCGGTAGCGGCAACCGACGCCAATGACCGTAAATCGTCCTACTCCAACTATGGGACATGGGTTGACTGCTGTGCACCCGGTGATGGCATAGTGACCACTACGTGGCACAATGGTTATGAGTCTATTTATGGCACATCAGCATCCGCTCCATTCGTGACGGGGCTGGTTGCGCTGGTCAGAGGTCAGCATCCAGGATGGACAAACACCCAGATAGAAAATCAAATCCTGAGTCACTGCGGATGTGACAGTATAGACCATCTCAACCCCGGTTATGAGGGCAAGCTGGGATGGGGCAGAATCAACGTGTTCAAGACCCTGGGCACATCCGTCAAATCCTACGTTCATATGATAGGAGATATAACTGTGCTTGACGGCGGTACTGGCGATGGAGACGGCAGGCCGGAAAAGGGGGAGAGGGATTCGCTGGTTATATGGCTCAAAAATGAAGAATGCTGGTTGAACGCGCTTTCAGTGCAGGCAACCCTGGCGACCTCAGACACTGGTATCTACATGGTGGATGCCACAGTAATATTCCCTTCTCTTGCGAACGGTGACAGTGCCAACAATTCGTCAATGCCTTTTGTGTTTGATGTTTCTCCGGGCTTTGACCCTCACAGAGTCACCTTCCACGTGACAATAAACACATCGCCCAGCAGCTATCATACTGAGGACACTTTCAACCTGATGGTAGGACATCCCAGTGTCTTGCTCGTTGATGATGACGGCGGCGCCGGCTACGAACCTTTCTTTGAGGAGGCGCTCGATCAGATTTCAGTCGCCTTTGATGAGTGGGAACTTTTCAGTCAAGGAGATGTGGGCGGTGTACTGGCCAACTACTGCCTGGTGATCTGGTTTACTGGCGATCAAGTAGATAGCACGCTGGCCGCCCAGGATCAGACTGACCTTCAAACCTATTTGGACGCCGGAGGTCTTCTGTTCATCACTGGCCAGAACATAGGACAGGACATCGGAAGCGATCCTTTCTACGCGAACTACTTACACGCGAGTTTCGATCTGCCCACAACGAATGACAAGCTGCTCTATGGTGTTACGGGTGACGAGATTGGTGATGGACTCACACTCTTGACTGCTGGCAGCCCTGGTGCGGGAAACCAGACTTCGCAGGACATAATTTCGCCTCTGGCAGGTGCTGACAGTGTTATCATGTATGGTCCCGCCGACTGCGCGGCAATAAAATACGACAGCGGCACGTACAAAGTCGTTTACTTTGGCTTTGGCTTTGAAGGGATAGCGTCCCGTCCTGCACAGGGATTTGATAACAATTGGCTTGTAATGAGAGAGATAATCAAATGGCTTGGCTGTCCTCAAGTGGGAGTTGAGGAAGAAGTGGAGGTCCGAGCTCCGATTTCGAGGACGCACCTCTTTCAGATTACGCCGAACCCATTCTCTAAAGCGACGACAATTGAGTTTACGCTTGGAGGTGAAGCTCGCCGCGGCAAGACCAAGCTCGGATTGTATGATGCTGCAGGCAGACTGGTAGAGACGCTAATGGACGGCTTCAGCCAGCCGAAGTTCAGCATGTCCTTTGACGCGAGCTTGCTTCCGTCAGGTGTTTACTTCTTGAGGCTGGATACTCCTGAGGAAAGTCTATGCAGGAAGATGGTTATTGTTAAGTAA
- a CDS encoding T9SS type A sorting domain-containing protein → MLKFGVVFCILLVLPVASLALDGSNLAGHQRAAVIEGDRDVAHDLSFDVPIDITCEAPGDTVGQTTYDWWSNGPAKRMITVSPGDGGVHLIWIASDLPNPFGDRHMKYNAYDPGLGDWVFGTGMTGGVVVQSLYKDGYGTIDIDSTGVPFVSLHRTPPGDYLSAVAYDLFPYLGAFITVDCPTAFPDSFIWPRVAIDSDDIIHVISSKYGGRRKLEYSRSTDHGTSYSAWTELDTLGYGWHNVAASKQNGTVAAIYSVAPDSVWDPPGKSNSLVVKESFDSGVSFTKTTILKSLLAPGDTLDCLHWGGNGLYDANDSLHVVTIATKPADPGYYYPMAACNLWHYTPEFGLSLVSSYAWMYQTPAFGGISGIYPNTQLIHMPSLGMDSYSDYLYVLWQEFPWYEQQGGFECGELFVSRSTDGGQTWSFKHDLTNTHNESDMYPAMAEIVDEKLHIVYEADLVAGSYVQGDSPISFNPIKYLEHTIVDGDAEVVSIDSPPTAVTPGQSYTPQITVRNAGSGTISFSVTCQADYEGYGFYIDTQPVDNLGPGASTQISFMDWVPDTVLGGYSGTFWACAGYVGDTNYANDCKQKGVLVGIEEVFGGRSGPLKFALGEGRPSPFGSVTSVRYEIAEAGHVSLVVYDIAGRTIKTLVDKDLSKGTYTATWDGKDSGGELASNGVYFYRLTSGAHSAVNKTVLMR, encoded by the coding sequence ATGTTGAAATTTGGTGTAGTATTTTGCATCCTGCTGGTCCTCCCCGTCGCATCTCTTGCGCTGGATGGCTCGAATCTGGCCGGTCATCAGCGCGCAGCGGTTATTGAAGGGGATAGGGATGTTGCGCATGATTTGTCTTTTGATGTGCCCATAGACATTACATGTGAAGCACCTGGAGATACAGTAGGCCAGACGACCTACGATTGGTGGAGTAATGGGCCTGCCAAGAGAATGATCACCGTGAGCCCTGGAGACGGTGGCGTGCATCTTATCTGGATCGCTTCTGATCTGCCTAATCCGTTTGGGGATAGACATATGAAGTACAATGCCTATGACCCGGGGCTCGGTGACTGGGTCTTCGGAACTGGGATGACAGGCGGAGTGGTCGTGCAGTCTCTTTACAAGGATGGATACGGCACAATAGATATCGACTCTACTGGCGTGCCATTCGTCTCTTTGCACAGGACACCGCCTGGTGACTATTTGTCCGCGGTTGCCTATGATCTGTTTCCATATCTTGGTGCCTTCATAACCGTGGACTGTCCAACTGCTTTTCCCGACAGTTTCATATGGCCAAGAGTTGCAATCGACTCGGACGATATTATTCATGTAATCTCATCAAAGTATGGGGGAAGAAGGAAACTTGAGTACAGCCGGTCAACAGATCATGGTACTTCCTACAGTGCATGGACGGAGCTGGACACGCTCGGATATGGATGGCACAACGTAGCTGCATCCAAGCAGAACGGGACAGTTGCCGCGATATACTCAGTTGCGCCTGACTCTGTATGGGACCCGCCGGGAAAAAGCAACAGCCTTGTCGTCAAGGAATCGTTCGACAGCGGCGTCAGTTTCACAAAAACGACGATTCTCAAGAGTCTACTTGCCCCGGGAGACACTCTCGACTGCTTGCACTGGGGTGGAAACGGATTGTATGATGCAAATGACAGTCTCCACGTCGTGACCATAGCCACAAAGCCCGCTGACCCCGGCTACTACTATCCTATGGCTGCGTGCAACCTGTGGCACTACACTCCTGAGTTTGGTCTCAGTCTTGTATCCTCCTATGCATGGATGTATCAGACTCCCGCATTCGGTGGAATTTCTGGAATATACCCAAACACTCAACTAATACACATGCCTTCCCTTGGAATGGATAGTTACAGTGACTATCTCTACGTGCTCTGGCAAGAGTTTCCCTGGTATGAGCAGCAGGGAGGATTTGAGTGCGGCGAACTGTTCGTTTCCAGGTCCACAGATGGGGGCCAGACCTGGTCATTCAAGCACGATTTGACCAACACGCACAATGAATCCGATATGTATCCGGCAATGGCTGAGATAGTTGATGAAAAGCTCCACATAGTATATGAAGCGGATTTGGTTGCTGGTTCATACGTGCAGGGAGATTCTCCCATAAGCTTCAATCCTATCAAGTATCTGGAGCACACGATAGTGGATGGTGACGCGGAGGTTGTTTCGATCGATTCTCCTCCTACCGCGGTCACGCCCGGCCAGAGCTATACGCCACAGATTACTGTACGGAACGCTGGCTCAGGAACAATAAGCTTCTCAGTAACATGTCAGGCCGACTACGAAGGTTACGGCTTCTACATTGACACCCAGCCCGTGGATAATCTCGGACCCGGAGCATCGACTCAGATCTCTTTCATGGACTGGGTCCCAGATACGGTACTTGGAGGATATTCCGGAACATTCTGGGCGTGTGCTGGATATGTCGGCGATACGAACTATGCAAACGACTGCAAGCAGAAGGGAGTGCTTGTAGGCATAGAAGAGGTTTTCGGCGGCAGAAGCGGACCTCTCAAATTTGCGCTAGGCGAGGGGCGTCCCAGCCCGTTTGGTTCGGTAACGTCCGTTCGCTACGAGATAGCCGAAGCCGGTCACGTCTCGCTTGTCGTGTATGATATCGCGGGAAGGACCATAAAGACGCTCGTCGACAAAGACCTTTCAAAAGGCACCTACACTGCGACCTGGGACGGGAAGGATTCGGGTGGAGAGCTGGCTTCCAATGGAGTCTACTTCTACAGACTTACTTCCGGTGCTCACAGTGCGGTGAATAAGACTGTTCTTATGCGCTAG